In the genome of Columba livia isolate bColLiv1 breed racing homer chromosome 1, bColLiv1.pat.W.v2, whole genome shotgun sequence, the window CCTTAGAACTCAAAGGCATTATGCTGATTTACACTAGCCACTGATCTGCCCTTGGGATTTGGGTGCAGACTAGCTTAGAGTTTCTGATGAGATGATTGTAGATATGGACAGAAACAAACATGTAAGCCTATTTGGTGTATTAAATTTGGTAACTGTTCCAAAACTGAGCATGGATCTAGTATGTCACATTTTGAGTATCTCCAGGATCGCAGTTATATTCAACATGGGAGCTGATTTTTGAAAGTGCCATTCATCTTTTTGCAAGTGCGGGTACATTAAAAATTAGACTGCCTAGGTTGCAAATTCAGGCTTTCAAACATGAATGGGAAAAGCAACTTCTGCAACAGCAATTTGTCTCCCATTTTCTGAATGCTTTATAATTCAGTTGTTGCACACGTGGTCTTCTGGTATGCAGTTTTCAGATACCTTGCTTCATGCAATATGCTAACTGAGCTGgtattaaatactttttttatcTCTCGGTGTGTTTCCATTGTGCCTTATGTACTGCATGCCATGCAAATCCATGCTGGGGTGCAGAATTATTTCCTGATGGTCATTTCTGTAACGCTTTGATAGGACTCACCCTTTAGAAGAACTTGTATCTTTTAATTGTTGCCATAAAAGACAAGCTAGCCAGCAAAACCAACTAAGTTAATTGCTTAGaactggttaaaaaaataatttgtctgaGTTCCTAACTTCCTACTGAAAACCCCATGGAGTGAGATACTTCAGTAGGATCTAAAAGCCTAGAAAATGTTATTAATCTTGATACTATGCTTTTATtctaatatatattttacaatATTCCTATAGCTAAGATCATGTTACTATATCCCTTTTATAGACAAGGAAGCAAGGAGAAGTCCTTACTGTCAGAAATGCCAGCTGGGGTCATAGCATTTTGACTCTCAGCACTTCTTCAGATCAGTTCTTTCCAAATTTAATACACAGAGGTTCCTTATTTTCTAAGTCTCAAGCTAATTACTGTAATATATTCCTTATTTTCTAACAGTCACCAGGTCACATAATTTGCCTGATCTCACAGGAATTCTGTGACAGAAGCTAGGATATGCTCCAGTTCTCAGGTGTAGGCATTTACAGAGCTCTTGATGTAATCATCCATTCTTTCCCCTATTCTTCCCCATTACCTGTGCACAGTGTGAGGAGAggtttttgggaaaaaaaaatgattgtaTTACTGAGGactgtataaaaaaatataaagtggCTCAGAAAACCTAAATTCTGACACTTTAATTTTTAGGCACTTGACTTGGCAGTCTTGCCATTGTCTTAATACAGTTTTGGGGAATGCAAACATTTAAAGCCaatgtatatataaattctTGTGAAAGGTGAATCCCGCTaccttcatatttcttcttttattggGTCATTAAAAGGTTCAGCTCTTTAGATTCTTAGCACATCCTCTACCACTTGACTTTAGAGTAGATTTGTGAAGAGAAGACAGTAGCCTGCCAGACTTGCAGAAGGTTAGAGAGGAGGGGAATAAGGACCCGGGAGAGAGTGGAAATCAGTGCATTTCACATATATTAATTAATTGCACAGATAATCTTAGGTTCATAAGTGGCAGATGCAAATTCTTCAGAGAAGTGTGTTCTAAGGTTCACCTCCTGAAACTCTTATCTCTCTTCTGTTTAACTCTCTTcttgtccttctcatcctccccaTCTGCTTTTCTACTCTCATATTCCTTAGCTTCTGCATCATCCAACTACCTCATCTTCAGTTGATTTATTAGTACCAATGATGATGCTCCATTAGCAGCCTTCTCCCCTGGTTTTGCCCTTCCTTCCCTATGCATCTCCaatcctctttttctctctttcccattctttggctGCCTCTCTGCCCTGCTGTCCCTCACCCTCTAGGTCttgattttaatgtttttgtacTCAAGACTCACCTTTTCTTCATCCATCTTGCATCATCAGAGAATACAACTTCTCCTtttattctgcttctttccGTCTGAGGttgcttctttctcctcctccccactgccCACAAGCGGTGTCCCAGCTCTTGGCCATAGCCGTTATCAGCAGTGCAGAGTAGATGTTGCAGGGTTTGTCTTGCTCAGATACTGTACCAACAGCTGTGTGAGACTGGAGAAATGAGTATGAGGTTAATATGTGGGAGCCAAATAACACCTTTGGCCTGTGCGGATAATCAGTGTATACGGATTCACCCGGGAATTTACTGACAAACTCTTAACAGATATCCAGGGAGAGCAACAGTGAACGGAAATGTTCATTACGCTGCTAAGTTTGtgcacatttttctttggaGATGGCAAAAAACATATCCCTTGGATTCCCTAGGGAATCACTACCCTGCCAAATGTTACATCCCTGCTTCAAACCCTAGTGTCACTAAAATATTCTCAGAAGAGTCTACAGCTGGCTTTGGTCTTACTATTTAAGGATGAGcaagtttttatttcctttactaAGTTTTGAGAAATTACTGACTCATTCTTACTGGAAGTTCCCAAAACTTTCTCCTGAGGCAGGCACCAGGCAttgaaaatttcttcctcaacaGTTATTATGGCAAAGGTAGAAGTAGCgaataaaaaatattccaatTGGACATCTtgaataactttaaaaataggTGGTTGCTACCTGAACTATCAGTtattggaataaaaaaaaaaataaaatcgtATGACATTTAAAGCTGAGTAGTCTGAGAAAATTCTTAGCTTGAAAATGTGTGACATTTTCTAATTGGGAAGCAACACATGTTGTAACTACTCCCCACTAGACaagaaaatagcatttttggatgaggctttttctttcctgtaccAGCAGTTTTCCATCTGCGTTGGTTTGGAAACAGGTAGAAGATGCTATTGCTCAGTCATGTTTCAAAAAGgaacatttctgattttttttttttttttttaatgaactgtcaGAAATTGCATTCCTTGGTCTAAAACCGAAAAACAGTTGCATtgtttttgaagagaaaaaacatcatATCTGTAGTGTGAATATTTATGCAAGTGCAGAATTTCATGTTTACATAAAACCGATGTTAAGCTTACATCACCTAAGAATAACTAGATTTTATAATTAACCATATGAAACATTAAGGATGAATTccctgtatttttcaaaaggcaTGCATAAGAAATCAGGCAGGGTATGAATCGTAAATGTTAACATGCTGTACTTCTGTGTCCCTCTTTTGACAGTGATTAGTGCAAAGCTAACTGCACATATAATCTGTAGCGAGGAGCACTGGGAGACAGCTAGGAGACAGTAACAATGTCTTTAAACTGGCGGACAATTTCTACTCAACTCGGAGTTTTTAGAGCGAACTACAAAGGACTGGCATGCCTCTTGGTCTTCACAGTGAGCGTTTGTGGAAGCAGCCCGGGGATGTGTCCAACAGCCTGCATCTGTGCCAGTGATATCGTAAGTTGCACCAATAAGAACCTCTCTCGAGTGCCAGGAAATCTTTATAAATGTATGAGAAGGCTGGATCTGAGTTATAACAGAATTGGTTTTTTGGAGCCTGAATGGGTACCAGTACTGTTTGAGAAACTGAACACTTTAATAATCAATCATAACAGCATTAGCAGCATTATCACTGGGAGCTTTTCCACAACCCCAAATCTGAAGTACCTGGACTTGTCATCCAACAGCCTGAAGACACTGAGCAGCCCCGTGTTTCAGGAGCTAAGGGCACTGGAGGTTCTCCTGCTGTACAACAATCAGATAACACAGATAGAGTCTTCAGCCTTCGGAGGATTGTACAAATTGCAGAAACTGTACTTAAGCTATAACTTGCTCTCTCATTTCCCATTGGACTTGTACACTGGAAAACATAAACTGACAGACCTTGTGTTGCTGGACGTTTCTTTTAATCACATCCAGTCGATGCCTATTCAGCGCCTGAGTTCAGTGCCGGCCAGACATCTTAGTGGAATTTATCTTCACGGCAACCCATTTTATTGTGACTGTATGCTGTACTCCATGCTGATCTTCTGGTATCAACGGCACTTCAATTCAGTGGTGGACTTCAAAAACGAGTACACCTGTTTGTTGCGATCAGACCCAAGAAGTTACAATAAACTGCTTTTACTGCACGACAACTTTCTGAACTGCTCTGAAAGCACTGTCAACAGCTCTTTCCAAGCGTTTGGGTTTATTCACGATGCCCAAGTTGGTGACAGGCTGATTGTACACTGTGACAGCAGGATCAGCGATGCAGGCACGCACTTTGTTTGGGTTAGTCCGGACAATAGGTTGCTGGAGCCAGACAGGGAGACCGACAACTTTAAGGTGTTTCGTAATGGCAGCCTGGAGATAACAGATGCCCAACTAGAGGACTCGGGGCTATATTCCTGCATCGCAATAAATAAGAAAAGGCTATTAAATGAAACCATAGAGGTTAGAATAAATGTTAGCAACTTCACGGTGAACAGGTCCCATGCTCATGAAGCATTTAATACAGCTTTTACCACCCTTGCTGCCTGTGTAGCCAGTATTGTTCTAGTACTGCTGTATCTCTATCTGACGCCCTGTCCATGCCAATGTAAGGcgaaaaggaggaagagaaagctgaACCAAAGCAGTGCCCACTCATCCATACTGAATTCCACACCGCCGCAAGACCTGCCAGCCGACGAGAAGAAGACCAGCACAGGTAAACGGGTGGTTTTCCTGGAACCCGTGCATGAACCAAAGCACAGTCAGAATGGGAAAGTAAAACTCTTCCCTAATGACAATATCATTGCTGAGAGTATCTTGAAAACTACTCGAATAAAATCTGACTCTGATTCTGTCAATTCTGTGTTCTCAGATACACCTTTCATGCCATCAACTTAGTTTGCTGCCTGTGTTTGTTATCGTGCAGTTACATTTCTGAATACCTCCTTTGCTTGTAGCAGccatcaggaaaaacaaataaaaagagagaaaatgttttaaaaaaagtatctgTTGTTAGTCCTTGAATTGCGTCTCCTTTCTCTGTTAGTGCAGGGCCATGTGACAGTGATATCTTgttcaggaaaagcaaacagcGTGGCATTAATGTGAATGTCTTCAATGCAAGCTTAGCCTTGGCTTTTACTCTGGTCCATACATAGCTATTTCCCATGCATGTTTAGAGGCACTTGCAGTGCATACAGCTGACTCTTCAGAGGCAGAGACTGATCCCTATAAAACGCTCTCCATCATGCTGATagctcagctcctctgcagTCAGCAGAGAAACAAACTCAAATAGCTACTGAGAAAAATGTCCAGTCTTCCTGCAATTCCTTTCACAGGCTCATAAAATCTTTACAGTAAAAtcactaggggaaaaaaatcatgagTTTTCTTGGACTGATCAGAACAAAAAGATTAGAATTGCCACCATGATGCCTAGCAGCTCTAGATAAATGTTTATGGTTTTCAACTTATGTGTTTGCCAATAATTGCTTAAAACCTTTAAACAGCGGACTTTGTACACTCACTTTATTTAGTCATGGAATTACTGACGAGAAGTGGTTGTATTTTTTCATAAACATTGTCACATCATGAAAACAATTTACCTTTGCAATTTCCTTAGTTGAGGAATGAAAGCTGTCAGTCATGAGGACTCAAGCTAATCAGCAGTAACTCATTATAACTGTATCAATTGTAATCAGCTGTCTTAACCTCCACCGCTCGCCTCCACTGCATCACATGTGGTGAACAAGCCTGCCACCATCTCTGGGGCTCCTACTTCACCTTAGAAGTGGGTGGCTTCTCTTCAGAGGTAACCACAAAATATGAGGGAAATATTTCAATTAACTCTTTCAGTGGAATGTGGTTCCAGCAGTCTTATAAAATTTGcttcctaaatatttttcttaaaagaggAAATACAGTATTTGGACAAACTCATGAAAAATTTAGAAGACATTATGCACTGTGAATTCAGAAAGCACAGCTTCTTTCTGGACTTGGCCCTTGGCTTGTAGGTACTGCTGCCTTTCTTGCCCAAATGTATCATTGTCAAAGTTTGTGAACCTGGTGAGACTGATATGGGCTGGTCGTGCAACAATGGTTGGCTGAAGTGTTATGTTATTCTAATGAGCATACTgttctatttttctatttgcaGCTTCTTTGTCTGTTATATTTGCCTtcgtttctttttttttttttttttaagcttatcTACATTGGGACTGGGCCAGACTTTACCAATTTTCCTGGCATTGATTACTACCAACTTCAAAGGAGTTTTGCAGGGAACTACAGCTTACTGAAGAGTAATTGGAGCATGTCTTTCTCATTCTATCTTTGGGGAATATATTGAAAGGGTAAAAGGTAAACAAAATCAGAATCGAAGGGCTACATGGTATGgcaactgtaatttttttttttttttgagaaacttACTGTAACAGCcacttgtcatttttttgtgatttcttttgaGAGGCATGTAATCATGCTAAAGTTTACATCTGGCTGAGCCAAAGCTATCAACAATTTGCTATGGATAAATCCTGATGTAGCTAATTGTAAGCAAGCtacttggaaaacagattacATAAGGAAATGGTGTTGCTGTGATATGCATGTGCGAGATGGAAATTCTTTTTCTAGGCAgagaataataaatatttaggaGAGAAAGTTGACCAGAGGTTTGGGTCTTTTAGTGGTATATTTATCTGTGTAAATTTAAAAATGGCATCTGCTATCAAGCAGGTTAGTGTTCTTTCATAAACTCTTTAATTCTTTTGCCTGTATACATTCATTAAACTAAAATCCATGTATTTACATATGAGACATGATGGAAAAACAATTACATTCTTTGCTAAAATAGGTGATATAGCTGGGGCATCCATCAATGTGGCAAAGACTTGACACTGTCTCCTtctcaaagatttttttattgaaaaggTTCAGCTACGCTGCATGATCTGCTGCTGTGCCAAGCACATGGTGGGTGGGTGTCCTCTGTGTTTTGCAAGGAAATGATCAGTGACCTGGGGCCAAAGGGCTGAAAGAGTGGTGAGGCAGACTGGGAAATGGAGAGGCAAATACTCCTGCGGAAAGATGTACAGATCAGTTACAGCTCTGGGCAGATATTATGCTCTGTTGTCATACATTAGGTTAATTGACCCAGATTTTGGTGTTTACACAGGAACGCTGATGGTCAGTTCCAAATtggactgaaaaagaaaagatgctaTTGTTGGTGAGCTGAGAGGCAGCTGTACACGTATCTTTAGCAGCTAAGGCTGAGCAGGTACACTTGCTGCTGTTCACAGTGCAAGGTGGTGACACCAAGTATCAAACTCACCGTGCATTTTAAATCTTTGTGATAGTCCTAAATAAAAAGGTAGAGACCCTGcagctttctgcagagctgctgtgctgtagTAAGAGTGTTCAGATTTGTGGGATCAGAGCAATCCTGCCAGATGTCTAGAGAAGCTGAGCATTGATCTAAACAGCAGATATTTACTGTGACTGTTAACTGGCTGTATTCTACTGACTGCTTCAAAATGCTCACAGTTCTGTGATTATGAACAAGGTGGTAAAACCAAAGCTTTTGAAAGAGCTGTTGGCTTGTTTACAGCTTCTTTATATTATCATAGCCTCATGAGTTCCATAGGTGCAGCTTTAAGAAAGACTTTTAAAGTCTTTACAGAATATTTATCATATAGCACCAACACCATAAATCCACAGTTTCAGTCCTCACCTTGGAAGGCTGTGAAAAGCCAATGCAGCTCAGCTGTTCCTGCCTTCCCTCCCGCAATGCTGGCACCCCAAGGGCTGTGAGCAGGGAGCCAGCACTGCCATCCAGCTCCACAGCCACGCAGCACACTGGGTGGTTGCATGGACAGGAGAGGCTGCCCACatgccacagcagcagctccggcgTTGTCCACCCTCCTAGCGAGTCTTCATTGGAGGGCCTGCCCTACTGCTGTATTGTCCCTGTTAGCCTATCTCCCAGATTTCCTATAGGTGTTTCAAGCAACTCCCAAAGAGCTGAATggtatttttaatgcagatcGAGCTCAGTTCTTCTCTGGTGCTCTGGCACCAGTCCAGCCATGCTCTTTAAGATGAGTTTGCAGTAAGGCAGAGGTACCAGCCCACTGGCAAGAAGTCTCTGGTTGGGCACGGGGTTCCTCACCATCTCTGCAAGATTCTTGGAGTGAGATATTCCTCATGCGACTCAGATAACCCCGGGTGactttttctctcctgtgtcTTCTGTCCAGTGCCTGAGACCCTGACACACAAGGTTACAAGCGGGGCTCTAAGCTGTAGCTGAATACTGTGTCTTTTTGTGTGGATCCTTTGAACCTAAGTCCTCCATCATTTTAATGGTGGTGAGCAGCTTTTCTCTTACTCAAGGGCCTATTGCATCAGTTCCAGCAGTCTTGCAGATCAAAAATAAGGGTAATGGCTGTAGACAGCTCTTGGATGTCATGTCCTTGCCTCTGTGCATTTCCAGTACTGCACATGCCTGCAAGAAATAAGCTTTTGTGGAGTGTGTTCGAGACCGGTCATATGAGGCCAGCGTGAAACCTCTCTGGCCAGTCCTGAGCGTAGCAACAGCAACTACACAACCACGCAACTTC includes:
- the AMIGO2 gene encoding amphoterin-induced protein 2; its protein translation is MSLNWRTISTQLGVFRANYKGLACLLVFTVSVCGSSPGMCPTACICASDIVSCTNKNLSRVPGNLYKCMRRLDLSYNRIGFLEPEWVPVLFEKLNTLIINHNSISSIITGSFSTTPNLKYLDLSSNSLKTLSSPVFQELRALEVLLLYNNQITQIESSAFGGLYKLQKLYLSYNLLSHFPLDLYTGKHKLTDLVLLDVSFNHIQSMPIQRLSSVPARHLSGIYLHGNPFYCDCMLYSMLIFWYQRHFNSVVDFKNEYTCLLRSDPRSYNKLLLLHDNFLNCSESTVNSSFQAFGFIHDAQVGDRLIVHCDSRISDAGTHFVWVSPDNRLLEPDRETDNFKVFRNGSLEITDAQLEDSGLYSCIAINKKRLLNETIEVRINVSNFTVNRSHAHEAFNTAFTTLAACVASIVLVLLYLYLTPCPCQCKAKRRKRKLNQSSAHSSILNSTPPQDLPADEKKTSTGKRVVFLEPVHEPKHSQNGKVKLFPNDNIIAESILKTTRIKSDSDSVNSVFSDTPFMPST